The following is a genomic window from Desulfovibrio sp..
AACTTTGCGGTGATGACGCCGGTCTGGACCACGGCGTACATGTCTTCTTCGTTGATTTCGATGATCTGATCCAGGGCGTTGGTCAAAAGGACTATGCCGCCCTTGGAGGGAATGGTTCCGCCAGAGAGATTGGTGCCGGCGCCTCGAACGGTGATGGGCAGACCGTTATCGTTGCACAGCTTCACAACTTTGCCCACGGCTTCCATGGTGGTGGGGCGCACCACCAGGGAAGGAAGCACGGGGTCGAGCACGGCGGCGTCGTACGAATACGAATGCTTGTCTGCCTCTGCGTCCATGACGTTGTCGTTGCCGACCACGCTCGCGAAGGCCTGTTTAATGGACTGGCTGACCATTCTTTTTTTCTCCCAGTAAATTTGAAAGTTTGTGTAATCCTCCCCGGTCAAGGAGGAATGCGGTCGCTAACCCTAAACAACAATCGTGCCAAGAAACGTCACGAAGTTATTTTCAATCATTTCAGTGGACTGGGCTGGTGAGGGGGACTTAGACTTGGAAACGTCCAAAAACCCGGAAATGAACGCATGCCCTGTTAAAACAGTGGTATGGCGACGTTTTTGTAGCTTTTTGGTGGCAGAGACGCCTGTCCGGAATTCCGGATGGAAAAGGATTGTCCGGGTTTTCGGACGCAAAGGAACCGAAGATGCCGGATCAGGAACGGCACGATGAGAGGGCGGAGCATGATGCCATGCAATTCCGCCATACCGCTGGAACGGACAGGATCTGGAAAACAGGTGGGGGAGCTACCTCAATGGAGGAGGTGACATTTTCGATTTACAGCGTCATCTCATGCTTTTTCAGCAACGCGTACAGATGCGACCTCGACAATCCCGACGTCTCCAGCATCACCAGCAGGTCGCCCCCGGTATCGGCCAAAAGCGCATCAAGATATTCACGCTCCTTGGCCTCCTTGAAGGCCTTGAGCGTAGGCAGCGCGCCCGGAAGCAGCGCCTGGACTGGTGGGTCCGCCAAGGGAGCCGGTTTGTCGTCCCTGCGGCCGCGCTCGATGTTGGCCTTCATCACTTCAAGGCGCACTTCCGGGGGCAGGTGCTTGGCATAGAGGGTGGGCTCCATCCCGGCGGCGGCCAGGGCCCTCTCCAGCACGCCGAAGAGCTGCCGGACGTTGCCAGGCCAGGAATAGGCCATGAGCATGTCCGAGAAGTCCGTGCCCACGCCCTTGGTGGGCAGGCCGAAACGCTGGCACAGGGCGTCCAGCTGGCTTAGAGTGAGAAGCTTGATGTCCTCGCGCCGCTCTCGCAGAGGAGGCAAATCGATGACAAAGGTTTTCAGCCGAAAGAGCAGGTCCTGACGGAATTCGCCCCGGGCGGCCATGTCCTCCAGATCGCGGTTGGTGGCGGCGATCAGTCGGAAGTCGCTCTGCACCTCGATGCTCGCCCCCACTGGGCGGAAGCGTTTCTCCTGGAGAACGCGCAAAAAAGCCTTCTGAATGCCCATGGGCATCTCGCCCACTTCGTCCAGGAACAGGGTGCCTCCGTCGGCCAGCTTCACCAGGCCCGGGCGATCCTGGTCCGCGCCGGTGAAGGAGCCCTTGCGGTGCCCGAAAAGGGTGCTCTCCAGCAGGGTTTCCGTGAGCGAGGCGCAGTCCACGGCCACGAATTCGCCCAAAGACCTGGGTGAATTCAGGTGGATGGTGCGGGCCATGAGCTCCTTGCCGGTTCCGGTCTCGCCGGAGATGAGCACCGGTCCGGTAAGGCGTGAAGCCTGGGCCACCAGGTCCAGGCAGGCCTCCATCTTGGGGCTGCTTCCGATGATGGATTCGCGCCTCAAGGCCACGGTGGAAACTTCCTGGGCTTTTTCCTTGTGGTACTTGAGCGCCCTGTTGAGCGAGAGCATGGTCTGCTTGATGGGTGCGGGCTTGACCAGGTAGTCCCAGGCGCCTCCGGAGATGGCCATTTCAGCGCCGTCCGGATCGCCCAGGCCGGTCAGGATGATCACCTCGGGAGGATTGTCGCCGCGCCGAATGTCCGCAAGGGCGTCGAGCCCGTTGCCGTCGGGCAGGCGAATGTCCAAAAGCACCACATCCACTTCTTCCGAGCGGACCAGGCCGAGGCCTTCCGCCAGGGTGCCGGCTCCAAGAAAATTGAAGCGCATGCGCCGGGAAAGGCTTTGAAAGGTGTCGCGGATTTCCTGGTCGTCATCGATTACGAGAATTGTCGCCATTCTTACTGTCCGGTGTCCAGAACCTGGCCGATGGCCCTGGCCAGGTCGTCGCCGTTGTAGGGTTTGAGCACAACAGTCCTGATGTTGCCCGCCAGTTCGGCCGCAGTCAAGGCGCTACGCCGCCCGGAAACCAGTATGACAGGCAGGCTGGGGGCCAGCCGGTTCAAGCGTTCGGCCAGTTCCACTCCGGACAGGCCGGGCATGTCATAATCCGTGACCACGATTTCAACGAGCCCCGGGCTTTTCGCCAGGTATTCAAGGGCGTCCGCCGCTCCGTTCACGGCCGTCACCGTATAGCCCATAAGCTGAAGGACCCTGGGGATGACCTTGAGCTGGTCCTCGTCGTCCTCCACGAAGAGAACGTGTTCGTGCCCCTGGCGTACGGGGCCGGCTGCCGGGACGGCCTTGGGGGAATCCGAGTCGAAGTCAGCCAGCTTGGGGAGATAAATCTCGAAACTGGTGCGTTGACCCGGCTGGCTCACCACCCGGAGTCCCCCCCTGTGGGATTTCACGATGCCGTGCACCACGGCCAAGCCAAGGCCCGTGCCTTCTCCCTTGGACTTGGTGGTGAAGAACGGGTCGAAAATGCGGTCCATGATGTCAGGCGGGATGCCCGGGCCTGAGTCGGTAACGGAAAGCTTGAGGTAACGGCCGATGGGGACGTTGATCATGTCCGCCTGATTCTCGTCCAGGTCAACTTCGGTCAGTTCCAGGGACATGTGCCCGCCTTTGTCCCGCATGGCCTGGTAGGCGTTGGCGCAGAGGTTCATGACGATCTGGTGGACCTGGGTGGGGTCGGCGAAGGCAATGGCCGGATGGGCGTCAATGCGTTCGCTCAAGGTGATGTTGCGCGGCAGGGTGGCTGCGAAGATGGCCAGGGCCTCATGGGCCACCTCGGCCATGTCCGTGGGAGCGAAGCCTTCCTGGGAGGGACGGCTGAAGGCCAGAATCTGCTGCACCAGGCGCGAGCCCCGCCGCGCGGCCTTCAAAGTGCGTTCAAGGTCGAGGGCGGTGTCGGAATCCTCGGGCAGGTCCATGAGGGCCAGCTCGGTGGAATTAATGATGGACGTGAGGATGTTGTTGAAATCGTGGGCGATGCCGCCGGCAAGGGCACCGATGGCCTCCATCTTTTGCGATTGGAGAAGCTGGCGCTCCAGGCTCATCTTGACGGTCACGTCTTCGGCCGTGCCCAGAACGCCGACGATCTCTCCGGCGTCGTCATGCAGGGGCACGATGGTCATCTCCAGGCTGACGGGGTCGCGCTCCGGAAGGTTCAGGGTCCATTCGCGCCTGTGCACCGAATGACCCGAAGTGAGCACGCGGCGGTTCACCGCCTCGGCGGACGAAGTTTCCGCCGCTGGCAGGAGGGCGGAAACGCCTTGCCCGACGATCTGTTCCGGACTTTCGAGCCCAAAGAAATCCAAAAAGGACTTGTTTACGCCAAGGTAGTTGAGGTCTTTGTCCTTCCAGTAAACAAGCTGGGGAATGTTGTTGAGAACGGTCTGAAGCATTGCCTGGGAACGCCTGAGCGCCTTCTCGGCCTCGCGGCGCAGGGTGATGTCCTGGAGGGCTTCCACCACGCCAGCGGTTTCACCCTTGGCGTCCTTGTACGTGGCCTTGCTCACGATGACGCCGTGGGTGTTTCCCATTGAATCGAGCATGTCCGTTTCAAAGCTCAACACCCCTGGAGTGGCCAGAAGGTGCCGTTCCGCCGCGTCGAAACGTTTGGCAAGGGGATGGCTGGGATTGTCCAGCAGGTCCTCCCGGTTGACTCCGAACCATTTTTCGAAGGCCAGGTTGCATCCCAGAAAGCGCCCGTCCGTGCTCTTGTAGGAGAGCGGAAGGGGGATCGTGTCCATAAGGATGGAGAGAAAGGACAACTGGTTTTTTATCTGCATCTCAACAGAGCGTTTCTGGACGATGGACGTGGCCAGGAGCACCAGCACGAAAACCAGCAGGAAGAAACCGGACAGGCTGATCCAAACGATCTGCTTGTTGATTGTGTAAAAGGAGAGGGGCTCGTTGATGAGCGTCGAGCCCATGGGCAATTTGTCTTCAGAGATGCCGAAGCGCTTGAGCACGACATAGTCGAAGAGATAGGGGTCGTCGAATTTGTCCACGACCGGAATTTGCGAAATCGACTCCCCGGACATCACCCGCAGGGCCATCTTGGCCGCCAGGGCGCCTTCCCCCTGGCCCGAGTGGAGCTTGCCGCCCACGATGCCGTAGCCGAGCATGAACCTCCATGCACTGTAAATGGGCACCGGCAGCCGTTTTGAAAGTATTTCACACACTTCCTCCACGGAGTAGACCTGCTTTTCCGTCCCGAGGTAGATGGGAATAAGAAAGATGATGTCTTTTTCAGTAAGGTTGCTGGTTTTCTCGAAGAGTTCAGGAAGAGTTTTGACATCCCAGTACTCAAACGTGACCTGGTTGCGGAATTTGGCCGCAGCTTTGCGCACCTGTTTGCGGATGGCCAGTCCTGTCAGGGAGTAATCGGCTATGACCACCATCCGGGTGGCTTCGGGAGAAAGCAAAAGCGACAGGCGGATGTTCGTCTCGAAGTCGGGGACCTCCACCACGCCGGTCATGTTCTTGTGGCCAGAGAGCATGGCGGGGTCGAAGTCGTTGACGCCGCAGAAGATCACCGGGGTGTCCGGGAAGAGCGACTTTTGGTATTTCAGGATGAACTGGAAGGCGAAATCGTCGGAAACGATGATGGCATCAAAGCTGGGGTTGCGGTATTTTTCCTTGAAGAGCCTCTCAAGGACGGCATCCATGTTCGGTTCCGCGAACCGCTTGGAATCCATGTATTCTATCTGCAGATCATAGGGCAGCGTGGACTTGTCCAGGGCTGAGCGCATGCCTTCGAGAATCTGGTCGGACCACGCGTATCCGTTGTGGTAGGAACTCAGATAGAGGATTTTCTTCTTCACTTCCACCTGGCCGTGGGCAAGGCTTGCGATGAGAAGAAGAACCGTGAAGGCGGCAGTGGAGAAAAATTTCATGGTTTGTATCGCCGTGGTTCTTGGTAGACCAAGGCGAGCCAAGATATCAAGCTCCGGCGGACTGGCCCTGGAGTGGTTTCCCGCTCAGGGAAGAGCCCGCCTCGCACCCGGGAACGAATTCGTCCAGGAACTCCATGACCAGCCTGACGGTGGGCAGGTGGTAGAGCATGCTGATGTGGCTTATAGGCGCTGTTTGTGCCTGGATCCAGCCCTCCTCTGGAACCTCCAGGGAGGAAGTGGGCAGAACCATGTTGTCCAGCGGTGAAAAAAGATTGAGCTTGGGCATGGTCTTCGGGGACGAAAGGGAATTGATGCGCTGGACAAGGGCTCCGTTGTGGTGAATGCTCCGCCCGAGTTTTCCGGCGGCCAGGGCCGCCAGCTTGCTGCCTTGGTTGGGCGTGCCAAGGAGTATGGTTGCCCGAACGAGCTCGGCGGTTTGCGGGTCGGCAATGGCCGCGCGGGCCAGCAGCCCCCCAAGGCTGTGTCCCATGAGGATGATGGGTTCCTTGCCGCATAAATCAGCCGCTTCCCGGACAACATCTTTGAGTTGCTCGGTCAGCTGCCAGAAGTCGTATTTGAGGGTGTTGTAGCTTAGGCAGAATACTTTTTCATAGCCTGAGCGTCTGAGCCACCATTTGTAGAGATACCAGGCCGAGGCATTGTGGTAGAGCCCATGCACCAGGAGCACCGGCGGACGGACGCAGCTTGGCGACGGGGAGGGCTTCCAGAGCCGTTTGGCGAATCCGATAGGGTAGGTCACATAGACCATGAGCTGGCTGGAAACGCTCGACAAGAACCCTACCATGACGCACCAGAAGAGCCCGCGAGGTCCTTGGCACGTTGTGCTGTGGGATGGATGCGGGTTGCAGGCCGCTTCATACCAATAGAACGCGTAGGTCAGCCCGGAAATGAATACTCCTGTGCCAAGCAGTATTGTAAGAACGATGAGAAGCATGGAGGTCTCCAGGTAACCAGCCGGTTGAATCCGGCACAGACGACGCATCTATACAACAAGCATCTTTCTGTGGCAATGCGGAGTCAATTGTTACAATTGTTACAGTCTCAAAATCATCATTTTGGCTGTACTAGTCCGATAGGCGTTGAACATTCCAAATCGCAAAGGAGTCCCGGATGGTAGTGTTGTTTCGGGAATTGAGCGTCTGCTTTGCCGCCGGCATCGTCGGCGGTCTGGCGAACAGTATTTTCCTTTGGGGAGCTGGGTATTTGGGCTTGAGTGCTGCCATGGGGGTGAATATCGCCCCTGCATGGTCGCCGCCATGGCTGTATCAACGCTTGGTGTGGGGCGGCATATGGGGGCTTTTGTTTCTTCTCCCGATTTTTGGGCGTTCCATCATTTTCAGGGGGATTCTTTTCGGAATGGCGCCAAGCCTGGTGCAGTTGTTGTGGGTTTTCCCGGAGATGCTTGGCAAGGGCATGTTCGGCCTGTCCCTTGGGGCCATGACCCCAGTGTATGTGCTCATCGCCAATTCGGTATGGGGAGTAACCGCGGCCTGGTGGGAATCGATCAACCACGACAGGCCCAAGTTCAGCGGGCGTTATTAGAAGATACGGAAAAAAAGGTTGACCTTTTTTTCGCTCAATTATAGACGTCTGTTCCTCGTGAGGGCGGGCGGGTAGCTCAGTTGGAAGAGCACCGGCCTTACAAGCCGGGGGTCACAGGTTCGAGCCCTGTTCCGCCTACCACGTATGCGCGGGAGTAGTTCAGTTGGTTAGAACGCCGGCCTGTCACGTCGGAGGTCGCGGGTTCAAGTCCCGTCTCTCGCGCCACTGCTCGCCCGAGCCCGGATACTCTCCGGGCTCTTTTTTTATTCTCCACATACCATGTGTGTTGTCCGGAATGGTCTGACTCCTTCAGCCTGGTCTCCCTGTTCGCATTCAAGATGGACCGAGTTGTGCTCAATGGCACCGCAGGGCGCATACTTCAGGATGTGCCCGACAATGACTCGTCACGAGAATTCCGTCTTTTCCGCAAAACGGCACGAGCCCCCTTGACCTTTCCCGTGGGCGCGTATAAACGACGCTTCCCCGTGACGGTGTTCCGGTCTTTTGGGCCAGGCAGCGTCTCGGGCATGCGCGGGGGTAGTTCAGTTGGTTAGAACGCCGGCCTGTCACGTCGGAGGTCGCGGGTTCAAGTCCCGTCCCTCGCGCCACTGAGAACAAGGGGAATACCCCATCACGAACCGGTCAGGAGCACACACCTGGCCGGTTTTGCTTTTATCGCCTTGTACGGGGTCTCTCAGTCTCTTGACGGGAAAGCCCGTTCCCGTAACCTTGCCGCCATGAGCAAGGAGCATTTCTTTTTCTACGGCACCCTGCGCCCGGGCCAGCACAACTATTTCGCGCTTCTTCACGACGCGAAGGGCGTTACTCATGTGGGCCTTGGACGGACGGTGGAACGTTACACCATGCTGGCTTCCGGATATCCCTTCGTTCTTCGCTGTCCGGCTTCGACGCGCATCCGGGGCGACGTGTTTGCGATACGTTCCCGCGAGGTCGTCGCGGCAGTGGACGAACTTGAGGGGCATACCGGACGGGCGCGCGGCTACCGGCGCGAGCCTGTGGACATCGAGCTGGACGCGGGAGGGCGGATAGTCTGCTGGATGTACCTTTACTACGGCACCCCCCTGGCCGAGGAAGTCCCGGACGGAGACTGGCTCGCCCTGTCCGCCCGGTGATCCCGGCCATTCTGTCTTAACCGACTTCCTGATCATGATCCGGCATACCCATCCGCGCGGTTGACAGCACCTCCCCGGAGCCCGTAAGCGCTTTCTCTCCCACACATATCCCAGGAGCGCAGAATGAACAAAACCGTCCATTACATTGTTGGCGACGGCATCGGCCCCGAGGTCTTCGCAGCCGCCCGGCCCGTTATCGACGCCGCTGTGGCCAAGGCCTACGGCGATTCCCGCAAGCTCGACTGGAAGGAACTCCTGGCAGGCGAGAAGGCCTTCAAGGAGACCGGTAACTACCTGCCCCAGGAAACCCTGGACACCCTGGCCAAGGCCGAGCTTGCCATGAAGGGGCCCCTGGGCACTCCGGTGGGCGGCGGTATCCGCAGCTTGAACGTCACCATGCGCCAGGTGCTGGACCTCTACGCCTGCATCCGGCCCATCAAATATTTCCAAGGCATCGAATCCCCGGTGAAACGCCCCGACCTGGTGGACATGATCGTGTTCCGCGAGAACACCGAAGACGTCTACGCAGGCATCGAATGGGCCTCCGGAACTCCCGAGGCCAAACGCCTCATCGAGTTTCTGCGCACCCTGGGCAAGAACGTGGACGAAACCGCGGGCGTGGGCATCAAACCCATGACCCCCAAAGGCTCAAAGCGTTTGATCAAGAAGGCCATCGAGCACGCCATCTCCCAGAAAAAGTCCAGCGTCACCCTGGTGCACAAGGGCAACATCATGAAGTTCACCGAGGGAGGCTTCAGGGCCTGGGGCTACGAGCTGGCCGCCGAGGAGTTCTCCTCCCAGGTGATGACCGAGCAGGAGGCCAAGGACGGCGGCAAGAAAGCGGTGATCATTAAGGACCGCATCGCGGACGCCATGTTCCAGGAAGTGCTCATCCGCCCAGAGCAGTATTCGGTGATCGCCACCACCAACCTAAAC
Proteins encoded in this region:
- a CDS encoding sigma-54-dependent Fis family transcriptional regulator, with amino-acid sequence MATILVIDDDQEIRDTFQSLSRRMRFNFLGAGTLAEGLGLVRSEEVDVVLLDIRLPDGNGLDALADIRRGDNPPEVIILTGLGDPDGAEMAISGGAWDYLVKPAPIKQTMLSLNRALKYHKEKAQEVSTVALRRESIIGSSPKMEACLDLVAQASRLTGPVLISGETGTGKELMARTIHLNSPRSLGEFVAVDCASLTETLLESTLFGHRKGSFTGADQDRPGLVKLADGGTLFLDEVGEMPMGIQKAFLRVLQEKRFRPVGASIEVQSDFRLIAATNRDLEDMAARGEFRQDLLFRLKTFVIDLPPLRERREDIKLLTLSQLDALCQRFGLPTKGVGTDFSDMLMAYSWPGNVRQLFGVLERALAAAGMEPTLYAKHLPPEVRLEVMKANIERGRRDDKPAPLADPPVQALLPGALPTLKAFKEAKEREYLDALLADTGGDLLVMLETSGLSRSHLYALLKKHEMTL
- a CDS encoding PAS domain-containing protein, producing the protein MKFFSTAAFTVLLLIASLAHGQVEVKKKILYLSSYHNGYAWSDQILEGMRSALDKSTLPYDLQIEYMDSKRFAEPNMDAVLERLFKEKYRNPSFDAIIVSDDFAFQFILKYQKSLFPDTPVIFCGVNDFDPAMLSGHKNMTGVVEVPDFETNIRLSLLLSPEATRMVVIADYSLTGLAIRKQVRKAAAKFRNQVTFEYWDVKTLPELFEKTSNLTEKDIIFLIPIYLGTEKQVYSVEEVCEILSKRLPVPIYSAWRFMLGYGIVGGKLHSGQGEGALAAKMALRVMSGESISQIPVVDKFDDPYLFDYVVLKRFGISEDKLPMGSTLINEPLSFYTINKQIVWISLSGFFLLVFVLVLLATSIVQKRSVEMQIKNQLSFLSILMDTIPLPLSYKSTDGRFLGCNLAFEKWFGVNREDLLDNPSHPLAKRFDAAERHLLATPGVLSFETDMLDSMGNTHGVIVSKATYKDAKGETAGVVEALQDITLRREAEKALRRSQAMLQTVLNNIPQLVYWKDKDLNYLGVNKSFLDFFGLESPEQIVGQGVSALLPAAETSSAEAVNRRVLTSGHSVHRREWTLNLPERDPVSLEMTIVPLHDDAGEIVGVLGTAEDVTVKMSLERQLLQSQKMEAIGALAGGIAHDFNNILTSIINSTELALMDLPEDSDTALDLERTLKAARRGSRLVQQILAFSRPSQEGFAPTDMAEVAHEALAIFAATLPRNITLSERIDAHPAIAFADPTQVHQIVMNLCANAYQAMRDKGGHMSLELTEVDLDENQADMINVPIGRYLKLSVTDSGPGIPPDIMDRIFDPFFTTKSKGEGTGLGLAVVHGIVKSHRGGLRVVSQPGQRTSFEIYLPKLADFDSDSPKAVPAAGPVRQGHEHVLFVEDDEDQLKVIPRVLQLMGYTVTAVNGAADALEYLAKSPGLVEIVVTDYDMPGLSGVELAERLNRLAPSLPVILVSGRRSALTAAELAGNIRTVVLKPYNGDDLARAIGQVLDTGQ
- a CDS encoding alpha/beta fold hydrolase, with translation MLLIVLTILLGTGVFISGLTYAFYWYEAACNPHPSHSTTCQGPRGLFWCVMVGFLSSVSSQLMVYVTYPIGFAKRLWKPSPSPSCVRPPVLLVHGLYHNASAWYLYKWWLRRSGYEKVFCLSYNTLKYDFWQLTEQLKDVVREAADLCGKEPIILMGHSLGGLLARAAIADPQTAELVRATILLGTPNQGSKLAALAAGKLGRSIHHNGALVQRINSLSSPKTMPKLNLFSPLDNMVLPTSSLEVPEEGWIQAQTAPISHISMLYHLPTVRLVMEFLDEFVPGCEAGSSLSGKPLQGQSAGA
- a CDS encoding gamma-glutamylcyclotransferase — protein: MSKEHFFFYGTLRPGQHNYFALLHDAKGVTHVGLGRTVERYTMLASGYPFVLRCPASTRIRGDVFAIRSREVVAAVDELEGHTGRARGYRREPVDIELDAGGRIVCWMYLYYGTPLAEEVPDGDWLALSAR
- the icd gene encoding NADP-dependent isocitrate dehydrogenase, yielding MNKTVHYIVGDGIGPEVFAAARPVIDAAVAKAYGDSRKLDWKELLAGEKAFKETGNYLPQETLDTLAKAELAMKGPLGTPVGGGIRSLNVTMRQVLDLYACIRPIKYFQGIESPVKRPDLVDMIVFRENTEDVYAGIEWASGTPEAKRLIEFLRTLGKNVDETAGVGIKPMTPKGSKRLIKKAIEHAISQKKSSVTLVHKGNIMKFTEGGFRAWGYELAAEEFSSQVMTEQEAKDGGKKAVIIKDRIADAMFQEVLIRPEQYSVIATTNLNGDYLSDALAAQVGGLGLAPGVNMSEKLAFYEATHGTAPTIAGMDKANPGSLVLCGAMLLEHLGWFEAAKSIHDAMDKAISAKKVTVDLANQIPGSTTLGCTAFGELLQKNL